A single region of the Rattus rattus isolate New Zealand chromosome 8, Rrattus_CSIRO_v1, whole genome shotgun sequence genome encodes:
- the Skor1 gene encoding SKI family transcriptional corepressor 1, whose protein sequence is MEALTTQLGPGREGSSSPNSKQELQPYSGSSALKPNQVGETSLYGVPIVSLVIDGQERLCLAQISNTLLKNYSYNEIHNRRVALGITCVQCTPVQLEILRRAGAMPISSRRCGMITKREAERLCKSFLGEHKPPKLPENFAFDVVHECAWGSRGSFIPARYNSSRAKCIKCGYCSMYFSPNKFIFHSHRTPDAKYTQPDAANFNSWRRHLKLSDKSATDELSHAWEDVKAMFNGGTRKRTFSLQGGGGGGANSGSGGAGKGGAGGGGGPGCGSEMAPGPPPHKSLRCGEDEASGPPGPPPPHPQRALGLAAAASGPAGPGGPGGSAGVRSYPVIPVPSKGFGLLQKLPPPLFPHPYGFPTAFGLCPKKDDPVLVAGEPKGGPGTGSGGGAGTAAGAGGPGAGHLPPGAGPGPGGGTMFWGHQPSGAAKDAAAVAAAAAAATVYPTFPMFWPAAGSLPVPPYPAAQSQAKAVAAAVAAAAAAAAAAAGGGGPESLDGAEPAKEGSLGTEERCPSALSRGPLDEDGADEALPPSLAPLAPPPPPPARKSSYVSAFRPVVKDAESIAKLYGSAREAYGSGPARGPVPGTGTGGGYVSPDFLSEGSSSYHSASPDVDTADEPEVDVESNRFPDEEGAQDDTEPSAPSTGGGPDGDQPAGPPSVTSSGADGPTDSADGDSPRPRRRLGPPPAIRSAFGDLVADDVVRRTERSPPNGGYELREPCGPLGGPAAAKVYVPERDEHVKSAAAAAALGSAASYLCTPETHEPDKEDNHSTTADDLETRKSFSDQRSVSQPSPANTDRGEDGLTLDVTGTQLVEKDIENLAREELQKLLLEQMELRKKLEREFQSLKDNFQDQMKRELAYREEMVQQLQIVRDTLCNELDQERKARYAIQQKLKEAHDALHHFSCKMLTPRHCTGNCSFKPPLLP, encoded by the exons ATGGAGGCTCTCACCACTCAGCTGGGGCCGGGACGCGAGGGCAGTTCCTCTCCCAACTCCAAGCAAGAGTTGCAGCCCTACTCGGGATCCAGCGCCCTTAAACCCAACCAGGTGGGCGAGACGTCGCTGTACGGGGTGCCCATCGTGTCACTGGTCATTGATGGGCAGGAGCGCCTGTGCCTAGCCCAGATCTCCAACACTCTGCTCAAAAACTACAGCTACAATGAGATCCACAACCGCCGCGTGGCCCTGGGCATCACGTGCGTGCAGTGCACGCCGGTGCAGCTGGAGATCCTGCGTCGGGCCGGGGCCATGCCCATCTCCTCTCGCCGTTGCGGTATGATCACAAAACGAGAGGCCGAACGCCTGTGCAAGTCCTTCCTGGGCGAGCACAAGCCACCCAAACTGCCCGAGAACTTCGCCTTTGACGTGGTGCACGAGTGCGCGTGGGGTTCTCGGGGCAGCTTCATTCCTGCCCGTTACAACAGCTCTCGTGCCAAGTGCATCAAGTGCGGTTACTGCAGCATGTATTTCTCGCCCAACAAGTTCATCTTCCACTCGCACCGCACACCCGACGCCAAGTACACCCAGCCCGACGCCGCCAACTTTAACTCGTGGCGTCGGCACCTCAAACTCAGTGACAAGTCGGCCACCGACGAACTGAGCCACGCTTGGGAGGACGTCAAGGCTATGTTTAATGGCGGTACGCGCAAGCGGACCTTCTCCCTGCAAGGGGGCGGCGGAGGCGGCGCTAATAGCGGGTCTGGTGGTGCAGGGAAGGGCGGCGCTGGTGGCGGTGGCGGTCCGGGGTGCGGCTCAGAGATGGCCCCAGGCCCACCGCCTCACAAAAGTCTGCGCTGCGGTGAAGACGAAGCGTCTGGGCCTCCCGGGCCACCTCCACCGCATCCGCAGCGCGCACTCGGCCTAGCGGCGGCAGCTAGTGGCCCTGCAGGACCTGGAGGGCCTGGGGGCAGCGCGGGGGTTCGCAGCTACCCCGTGATTCCAGTGCCCAGCAAAGGTTTTGGCCTCTTGCAAAAGCTGCCCCCGCCTCTTTTCCCGCATCCTTACGGTTTCCCCACAGCCTTCGGCCTATGTCCCAAAAAGGACGACCCAGTGTTGGTCGCTGGAGAGCCCAAGGGAGGCCCTGGCACCGGGAGCGGTGGGGGCGCTGGCACCGCCGCGGGTGCCGGTGGCCCGGGAGCTGGCCACTTGCCCCCGGGAGCAGGACCCGGCCCTGGTGGCGGCACAATGTTCTGGGGACATCAACCTTCCGGCGCAGCCAAGGACGCAGCGGCGGTAGCTGCGGCAGCTGCCGCCGCCACTGTGTACCCGACGTTTCCCATGTTCTGGCCAGCTGCCGGGAGCCTCCCGGTGCCTCCTTACCCCGCCGCGCAGAGCCAAGCTAAGGCCGTAGCGGCCGCGGTGGCTGCGGCTGctgctgcggcggcggcggcggctggcGGGGGCGGTCCTGAGTCTTTGGACGGTGCGGAGCCAGCTAAGGAGGGCAGCCTCGGTACAGAGGAGCGCTGCCCGAGCGCTCTATCTCGCGGCCCCCTGGACGAGGACGGTGCGGACGAGGCGCTGCCACCGTCCCTGGCTCCCCTGGCCCCTCCGCCACCGCCACCTGCCCGCAAAAGCTCCTACGTGTCAGCCTTCCGACCCGTAGTCAAGGACGCGGAGAGCATCGCTAAGCTCTACGGCAGCGCGCGCGAGGCCTACGGCTCCGGGCCTGCTCGCGGGCCGGTGCCCGGCACCGGGACCGGAGGGGGCTACGTGAGCCCGGACTTTCTGAGCGAGGGTAGCTCGAGCTATCATTCTGCCTCGCCCGACGTGGACACCGCGGACGAACCGGAGGTGGACGTGGAGTCCAACCGCTTCCCCGACGAGGAGGGAGCCCAGGACGACACAGAGCCCAGCGCACCCAGCACGGGAGGTGGCCCAGACGGTGACCAGCCTGCTGGGCCCCCATCTGTCACATCCTCAGGCGCAGACGGCCCCACAGACTCTGCGGATGGCGATAGCCCTCGCCCTCGCCGCCGCCTTGGGCCACCGCCTGCTATCAGATCCGCATTCGGGGACCTGGTGGCTGATGATGTGGTGCGGAGAACTGAACGGAGCCCACCGAACGGCGGCTATGAGCTACGAGAGCCTTGCGGGCCCCTGGGAGGCCCCGCGGCGGCCAAG GTGTACGTGCCTGAGAGGGACGAACACGTGAAGagtgcggcggcggcggcggcactGGGGTCCGCAGCCTCGTATCTCTGCACCCCAGAGACCCACG AGCCAGATAAGGAAGACAATCACTCGACGACAGCCGACGACTTGGAAACCAGAAAATCCTTTTCAGACCAAAGGAGTGTCTCCCAGCCAAGCCCTGCAAATACAGATCGAG GTGAAGATGGGCTTACTTTGGATGTCACAGGAACTCAATTGGTGGAGAAAGATATCGAAAACCTGGCCAGAG AAGAACTGCAGAAATTGCTTCTGGAGCAAATGGAGCTTCGAAAGAAGCTGGAGCGGGAATTCCAGAGTCTCAAAG ATAATTTTCAGGATCAAATGAAGAGGGAATTGGCTTATCGGGAAGAAATGGTGCAACAGCTGCAAATTGTCAGAG ATACCTTGTGTAACGAACTGGACCAGGAGAGGAAGGCCCGCTATGCCATCCAGCAGAAATTAAAAG AAGCTCACGACGCCCTGCACCACTTCTCCTGCAAGATGCTGACACCCCGGCACTGCACCGGCAACTGCTCCTTCAAGCCTCCGCTGTTGCCCTAG